The Rhizobium sp. ZPR4 DNA segment TTCCATGTGCCAGAAGATGTCGGGCCGCATCATCAACATCCACCATTCCTTCCTGCCGTCCTTCAAGGGGGCGAACCCCTACAAGCAGGCCTATGAGCGCGGGGTGAAGCTGATCGGGGCGACGGCGCATTATGTGACGGCCGATCTCGACGAGGGTCCGATCATCGAGCAGGACACGGCGCGCATCACGCATGCGCAGTCGGCCGAGGACTATGTCTCGATCGGCCGCGATGTGGAGAGCCAGGTGCTGGCCCGCGCCATCCATGCGCATATCCACTTCCGCACCTTCCTCAACGGCAACCGCACCGTCGTCTTCCCGGCAAGTCCGGGGTCCTATGCCTCCGAGCGCATGGGGTGAGTGATGACGCTCGCAACAGTGATCGACGGGAAGTGGATGAGGATGTGGCGAGCCGCGAGCGAGGTCGCGTTTTTTCCTATAAGCGATATCTCGTAATCCTTAGCGAAGGCACTGATCACTTGCCTTTGATTGCGTAAAGAAACAAAGCAATCGATAGGCGGACGGCTCTGATCGCATCAAAAGCAAGCCTACTTTGCTACCGCTGTTGGAAGCTCGTCGATGAGCGAATAGCGGTCGCCGCGCTTGCTGTCGCGACGTTCTGGGGAAGATCTTACAAAAGGCCGCAATCATTGAAGATAATTCTGATGAGCGGCTGTGCGAGTGCACTGCCCTCAAGACCGCGTGCGTCATTTCCTTGAGCGCTGCCACAATGACAATCTGCTGGGCTTTCCTGCGTAAACGATCGGGAAAGTTCAGCGCTCGGGCGACATGGGATGGCTCTTCGTCGAAGCCGGCAATACCAATGGCATCGCAGACATCGCGCTTGCCGGTATAGGCTTGAAGCCCGATGATGGTGTAGCCTCAGGTGTTGAAGACAGGAGCTTATTTGAGGAATTGCACATGGCTGATGAGGAGACGGTCATAATCGGTGCAGGCCCGGCGGGGTTGGCATGCGCCGCGGCACTCCGGTCAAGAGGCTGCCGCTCCTTAATCCTTGAAGCGACGAACAGCCTCGGCGCATCGTGGCGACAGCACTATGATCGTCTTCATCTCCATACTGATAAAAGTTACTCAGCGCTTCCGGGGAGACCGATGCCCGCCGGTTTTCCAAGATATCCGTCGCGACTGCAGGTCATCGAGTATCTCGAAAGCTATGCGCGGGCAAACAACCTTCGAATTCTCACCGACAAGGCCGTCGCTCGTGTAGCCAAAAAGACTGACTGGATTGTCGAGACCACAGAGGGCGATGTGTTCGAGGCGCGAGCTGTCGTAATCGCGACCGGTCTATCGAAGGCTCCTGTCAGACCACACTGGACCGGTCAGAACAATTTTCCAGGAAACATTATCCACTCTTCCGAATACCGGAACGCGTCTGCCCTCGGCGCAGGTCGAATCCTGATAGTTGGCTTCGGAAACTCGGCGGGAGAGATTGCGCTGGAATGCGCCGAAGCGGGTCTTGATGTTGCCATGTCGGTCCGCGGCCCGGTCAATGTCGTTCCAAGGGAGATATTAGGCGTGCCAAGCGCGACGATCGCCATCCTTCAACAACGCTTTCCGTACAGAATGGTTGATGCAGTTAACGCGCCTTTTCTACATCTACGCTACCACGATATCGAGAAACTGGGTCTCAAGCGCTCCCAGAAAGGCCCTGTGACCACGATGATAGAGCAAGGCCGGACTCCCTTGATCGATATTGGTACCATTGCGAAGATCAGAGATGGTCGGATCAAGATGTTCCCCGGCATCGAAATGTCAGACGGTGCCAACGTGCTCTTCGCCAATGATCGATCGGCGGAATTCGATGCGATTGTGCTGGCGACAGGTTATAGGCCGTCTTTGGAGACACTTCTGCCGGATTTGGCAGACCGGCTTTCGAATGGCGGGAAGCCGGCCAGGGACGAGCTTCAACCGGGAAAGGACAATTTGTACTTCTGCGGCTTCAATCCTGCCACCACGGGCCTTCTTCGCCAGATTGGGATCGAGGCATTGCAGATCGCAAAGTCGATCGCAGCGACGGCCCGCGCGCAAATCGTTTCGTCTGGACGGAGCTGAGCTGGCCCAAAACATATAGGTTGGCGCAGCTCCACGGTCTCGGTCGAGACGGTCCAAAAGCTCAATTTAAATGCGCGGCGATGACGCCTTGATAGCTTCCCGAAGATGACGGCAGCGCCAGTCAGGATGTTAGCGAGCTTTTGTGCAAGCCCGGCGCTCGGGCTGGCGGGCTGGAACATTATTCCACTTTGGCAGTTGATCATGAGGGAAATCAAGGAGGATACGCAAATGCGAAAGATAATTATTGCCTGCGCGGCCGCCATCACCATCGGTGCTGCTTTGCCTGCGGCTGCGGAAGAGATCATCGTCGACGGGCCTTCCTATGATCAAGGCTATCGTCACCATCGCCATCACCATCCGTATGTTGCGCTAAGCGATCGGGGCATCGCCGTCGGATCGGTTCGCGATCGTGACCGTTACGATCGCTATAATGATCGTGGCCGATGCACGACAAGGAGCGTTACCCGCACGGATGAAAACGGCGATCAGGTCACCAAAACCATGAGGCGCTGTGAATAACAGCGCCGATGCGGGTGCTTGCTCCCAACCCTTTGAATCATCGGAGAGAATCGAGTGCGGGGTAACCAGCATGAACTTCCGCACTCGAACGGCGTAAACTGATCGCCCCCCTTTGAATAGCGCACCCGTCTTCAAACGCTGGATAAGACCCGAATTGGCCGGCACCGTGAAGCCGAGCCCTAGATCCAAGTCCGAGCCGGCCCGCCCGAACCTGCCTGCATCAGCGGACGAATGATCCGAACCAGCGAACGCCTTGCGGATTTCTTCCAACAGCGGGATCTCAGGCCCCGGTCGCTATCGCGACCGCGAAGTCGCGATAGCTGTGCAGCGGGCGATCCAAAATCGTCGTCAGCCGCTCGACGTCGCCGCTCTCGGGGATCATGCCATCGCTGACGTAGTGTTCCGCCATCAGGCGCATCTCATAGGCCATCCACTTGGGCATGAAGCCCGCCATGTTTTGCTCGAAACCGCTGGGATCGTCGCCGCCGTAGACAACCGGGCGACCGAGCAGATCCGACCAGATCTTCGCAACGTCCGGGCCGGTCAGCGTGTCGGGGCCGACCAAATTGATCGTCTCGATCGGCAGCTTGCTTGGAGCCTGATCGCGACGGATCAGCTCGATCGCGGCAACCTCGGCGATATCGCGGGCGTCTACCATGGCAATACCCTTGCTGCCGATCGGCATCGGATAGACGCCGTGATTGAGAATCACATCCTTGATCATCAGCTCATTGTCGATGAAATAGGTTGGGCGCAGGATGGTAGCGCTGAAGCCCATCTGCACGAGCATGCGCTCGGCGCCGAACTTGACAGCGAAATGCGGCACGTTCACTGCCCGATCGGCTTCGAACACCGACAGATAGACGACCCGTTCCACGCCCACCTCGCGGGCGATGTTGAGCGTGATGATGGCCTGGGTGAATTCATCGCCGGTAACTGCGTTTAGCAGGAAGAGCGTGCTTACGCCATGGAAGGCGCGGCGCAGCGCATCGATGTCGAGCAGGTCGCCTTGAGCGACTTCGACACCGGCTGGCGCATTGGCCTTCGAGGGATCGCGAGTCAGCACGCGGACCTTTGCGCCGCGCTTGACGAGTTGATCGACGACGTGGTGGCCGACACGGCCGGTGGCGCCAGTAACGAGGATGGTCATTGTGGTTACTCCGGTTGGGGTTCAGTTGACAGCCATCAAGTTAATGATCCACATTGATCCCGATAGACGCTATATCTGGACGCACCGTCTCACTGGTGGAACGCATGGATCTGCTCGCTCTCGCCGATTTCAATCTGGTTGCCCGCCATGGCGGGTTCGGCAAGGCCGCTCGCGCTGCCGGCCGTCCGAAGGCAACCTTGTCGCGGCGGGTGGCCGAGCTGGAGGCAAGCCTCGAGCTGCGCCTGTTCGAGCGTGGTGCACGGGCGCTGAAGCTCACGGAGGAGGGGCGGACCCTCTTTGCGCGAACGGGGGCGCTGTTGACCGAGCTTGAGGAAACGACAAGGGCGATCGCATCGGGCGGACATAGCCCCCGCGGTCGATTGCGGATCAGCGCACCGCTGCTGTTTTCGCAGACGGCGTTGGGAAGGCTAGCGGCTGGATTCGTGCTGAAATACCCCGAAGTTCAGCTCGAGATTACGACGGAAGACCGGGCTGTCGACATGATTGAAGAAGCCTACGATCTGGTCATTCGCGTCAATCCGGAGCCGGATGAAAGTCTTGTCGGCCGCGTTTTCCTACGCGATCGGCTGGTCGTCGTGGCAAGTCCCGACCTGCAGCGCCCCTCAGACGGCGAACCGGTACCAGCTGTGGTGCGTGGCACAATCAACCAGATTGAAACGTGGGAGGTAACGACGCCTTTGGGCAAGTCGCGTCTCGCGGCAAAGCCGGTTTTGAGCCTCTCCTCATTCACCATGGTTCGCGATGCCGTTCGCGCCGGGGTCGGCGCGGCACATTTGCCCCTATCACTCGCCATCCCCGATCTGGCCGCTGACATGCTTGTCAGCTGGGGCGAGGTGGAGGGATTTGAGACCGCGCTTTGGGCACTTTATCCGACACGGAGGCTCCTTAGCGCCCGAGTGTCGACGTTCCTGGACTATCTGAAGGACGTATTTCCGAAAGGGGCGCCTGAGGAACTTGCCGCCTATGTGGGATGATGCCGCTTTGCCGAAGCGAAAGCGTGCACGGACCAATCAATCAGGCTCGCCTCGCCGTTGCCCAGGCGTGGATGCATCAGAAGTGGCAAAAGCTGCGTGAACGGTCTTCGGATGTTCACTGATCACATTCGAGCCTGTTAAGCCTGCGGCTGAGTGCCGGTAAATATTAGCCGCACACAGGCTTCCGCCCGCTCTTCAGCGGCTTAACTGAGACGAGATGGTCGGCCACCGGAACGAAGAACTCCGAGATATCGCAAGACAGCGCTTCAGCGATCTTCTCAAGGGTCGTGACCGTCGGGTTCTTATTGCCGCGCTCAAGATAGCCCACCTAGGCACGCCTAACATTGGCCTCAAGCGCTAGGTTATCCTGCGAGATTCCCCGCATAACCCGTATTCGCCTCAGATTCAGTGCCATTCGCTGCCGTACATCCATGGCGGAAACACAACATTTGGCAGCTCATAAAGCCACGTATTATAAAACTGGGAAAGGTGACATTGAACGAACTGCTCAAGGAACAAAGGGCGCTGGCTCCTGATCGATCCAATCGTGGAGCCGGCGCCAATCAGATCACGCCCTTCTTAAGGATGAAGTTCCCATAGGGGCGCGATTCCGCCGTCTGGATAACTGCAAACGCTCGCATCGCGATGGGATAATAGGCGAACCTTTCGACAGGCTGGCTCACTATCAAACGCCCTTCTGCCTGACTGCACTCGGCGATAACGTCTCTGTGCACTTCCAGCAACTCACCTGGTGCATCGCTGGCCTCCATATGCATGAGTGGCGCTTCAACGAACGTATCCAAAGGCATCATCTGAAGTATCCCGCGAACCGCAGTCGGCGCATCGATACCTTCCAAGATGACGAGCTTTCCGCTGGTGGTCTGAGCCGACACGCGAAAGCCCGAGAAATTTCGATCTACGATCGCCAGTTCGTCGCCATGACCCATGGAGGCCATGATCCATAATATGTCGGCCGTAATGAACGGCGGAACACCCTTCAGCATGACAATTCCCTCCCAGGAGATCATCTCCACTAAGAACGATAATCAGAAAAAAACGATTGCGCAAACGTTTCGATGACGCTAGCGTTGCCACGTTAGCGGATCCTGGGAGGCCTCTTGGAGGTTGGAATTCCGCTTGGGAGGATACTTTGAAAAGCCTGTTTGTTGCGCTGCCGGTGAGAGCCGGAGTGCGCTCATGACGACTATTTCCGCAGTGGCAAAGGCGGCTGGGGTTTCGGTCTCCACGGTTTCGCATGTTCTCAACAAGACGCGCTATGTCTCGCCCGAGAAGGTGAAGCTCGTGATGGATACTGTGGAGGCGATCGGATACATCCCCAATGCCCTCGCTCGCTCGCTCAAGCTTTCCTCCACGGGCACCATCGGCCTCGCGATATCGGCGATTTCGAACCCTTACTTCAGTGACATTATCTGCGCGAT contains these protein-coding regions:
- a CDS encoding NAD(P)-binding domain-containing protein — encoded protein: MGWLFVEAGNTNGIADIALAGIGLKPDDGVASGVEDRSLFEELHMADEETVIIGAGPAGLACAAALRSRGCRSLILEATNSLGASWRQHYDRLHLHTDKSYSALPGRPMPAGFPRYPSRLQVIEYLESYARANNLRILTDKAVARVAKKTDWIVETTEGDVFEARAVVIATGLSKAPVRPHWTGQNNFPGNIIHSSEYRNASALGAGRILIVGFGNSAGEIALECAEAGLDVAMSVRGPVNVVPREILGVPSATIAILQQRFPYRMVDAVNAPFLHLRYHDIEKLGLKRSQKGPVTTMIEQGRTPLIDIGTIAKIRDGRIKMFPGIEMSDGANVLFANDRSAEFDAIVLATGYRPSLETLLPDLADRLSNGGKPARDELQPGKDNLYFCGFNPATTGLLRQIGIEALQIAKSIAATARAQIVSSGRS
- a CDS encoding NmrA/HSCARG family protein — protein: MTILVTGATGRVGHHVVDQLVKRGAKVRVLTRDPSKANAPAGVEVAQGDLLDIDALRRAFHGVSTLFLLNAVTGDEFTQAIITLNIAREVGVERVVYLSVFEADRAVNVPHFAVKFGAERMLVQMGFSATILRPTYFIDNELMIKDVILNHGVYPMPIGSKGIAMVDARDIAEVAAIELIRRDQAPSKLPIETINLVGPDTLTGPDVAKIWSDLLGRPVVYGGDDPSGFEQNMAGFMPKWMAYEMRLMAEHYVSDGMIPESGDVERLTTILDRPLHSYRDFAVAIATGA
- a CDS encoding LysR substrate-binding domain-containing protein, with the protein product MDLLALADFNLVARHGGFGKAARAAGRPKATLSRRVAELEASLELRLFERGARALKLTEEGRTLFARTGALLTELEETTRAIASGGHSPRGRLRISAPLLFSQTALGRLAAGFVLKYPEVQLEITTEDRAVDMIEEAYDLVIRVNPEPDESLVGRVFLRDRLVVVASPDLQRPSDGEPVPAVVRGTINQIETWEVTTPLGKSRLAAKPVLSLSSFTMVRDAVRAGVGAAHLPLSLAIPDLAADMLVSWGEVEGFETALWALYPTRRLLSARVSTFLDYLKDVFPKGAPEELAAYVG
- a CDS encoding helix-turn-helix transcriptional regulator, translated to MGYLERGNKNPTVTTLEKIAEALSCDISEFFVPVADHLVSVKPLKSGRKPVCG
- a CDS encoding RbsD/FucU domain-containing protein, whose protein sequence is MLKGVPPFITADILWIMASMGHGDELAIVDRNFSGFRVSAQTTSGKLVILEGIDAPTAVRGILQMMPLDTFVEAPLMHMEASDAPGELLEVHRDVIAECSQAEGRLIVSQPVERFAYYPIAMRAFAVIQTAESRPYGNFILKKGVI